One Falco peregrinus isolate bFalPer1 chromosome 7, bFalPer1.pri, whole genome shotgun sequence genomic window, TGAGTATGTGAAAGAGGTACTGGATGAAGGATGTACCACAATTTTTATGTTGGATTCAGATTTCTGTTGTCCTTTCTCATAGGATTTGCCTGATAGTATTCAAGTAGGTGGCAGGATATCTCCTCACACTGTCTGGGAGTATGTAGAAAAAATCAAAGCTTCAGGGACCAAGGTAAGAGGTTTACATATTGAAGGCTTGCTGTTTAACATACATCTTAGTCACCctaaagatctttttttttttttttttttttttttttttttctcccctctttcctTTGGAACATCTGCAAAATACGTGACACTTTAAGGATGACTCACAGTTACATTGAATGTGATGGATGGCAGCTTgttggcatttattttcttactatCTAACCTTAACCGGTCATTTGCAGTTTGAGAATACTTGTATTCCTTTGAGGCAGTAATTCATAATGAATGTTTGGACACCACATGTTTTAAGTGTTACCCTTTCATTCTGGTACTGTTAGGGTACGCAAAACCGTCTCGGTGGTCCTATGCAGGTTGCCCTTGCGCTGGGGAGCTCAGAGTTACATAGTGTTCTCCAGATGCTGACTCAAGTGCTGGATAGACAGGAATAATCATTTCCCTTGGCATGCTGGCTGCTTCAGTTCTGACACCCAGCATGCAGTCAGATGCATTGCTGTTCCATATTCAGCTTGTCCACCAGGCCCCCCGTGCCCTATTATGCCAAGCTactttccagccactcagtCCCCCAGCCCGTCCTGGCCCATGGGGTGACTCCGTCTCCAGGTGCATGATTTTGTATTTGCCTTTGCTTCCCTTCACAAAGGTCAGCCCGTTTTTTCAACCTGCTGATGTCCCTCTGAGTGGCAGCCAGCCCTTCAGCATGTTGACCACTGCCCCTGATTAGGTGCCATCTCAGTTCTGCAGGGGGTCTCCTTTCCCGTACTCTAGGTCATTAGTTAAGCCATTAAACAGCATCATTCCAGCATTGACTCCTGAGCTGGGCTTTGGCCATGGTTCTGCGATCTGAGTACTTAGTCTTCCCCTAGTATTAATGGATATCTCAGACAGAATaggctgcaaaataaaactttctagTAATGTTAAGTGTCGGGAAGGGAATAGTTACTTGGAAGCTGGCATGCTTTCCTAAAACTTGTTTAGCTGGCTGATAAAATGTTGGTGATTTTGTCATGCactgtaatttatatttttatatgaaatgctttttatttgtttttctctggttttccttaattatttttggccctgtttctgctctttttgTCTGCTCTGTTGTTCTCTGCCGCCTTGGGGaggctttttctcctctgaactGTGCTTTTAAATAGAGAACAGTCACTAAATCAAAATtgcatagaaaaataatacctgcccatctctttctctttttgtaaaCAGGAGATCTGTGTAGTTCGCTTTACCCCAGTAACTGAAGAGGATCAGATATCCTATGCATTGTTGTTCGCCTATTTCAGCAGTAGAAAACGTTACGGTGTAGCTGCCAATAACATGAAGCAGGTGAAAGATTTGTACCTCATCCCTTTAGGTTCCTCAGATAAAGTCCCACATCATCTTGTGCCTTTTGATGGGCCTGGTAAGTACGGCTTGGAATGTGGAACATTATTGTCATAACACCACTTAAAGAAGttaacagcagaaatacaagagataattaaatttaaagatgGCAGCCATTCTGTTTGAACATGTCAGGAGTTTTCCAGAGTATTGTTCGCTTCCTTGAAAAGATGTTAATTTCCCACTGTAAGATTATTCTGATACTTTATAAAGTATTGACCAAAAAAGTTACTGTGTGTAATTTTGTATCATGTTTACTACATTCTTCCTCTAACCCCAGGGGGCTTTGTAGATTACAATCTCAGTAAATTAAGTGATCCAAGTGAGCTATGATAGTAGTCGTAGTAAGTTCCAAATTGATACTGTAGCTTTAAAATAGTATTGTTCATTATTTGAAATGCACTAATTCCTTCTTGCTCAAGTGTTCcaaacttcctttaaaaaaaaaaaagtaaaaaaaaaaaagtcatggaaggttaaaaaaaccccacatgggcaaagaagaaaaggtccCGAAATGGCTCTTAGTTATTCTGCTTACACATGAGTTATTTTGCATCAGCTTATTTTGGTTATAAAAATTTGTGGATGATTTCTTCGTTTGAGATTAGCAGGGCTGAAACAAAGAGAGGGTGAGCTACAACTCGTAACTTTTTTTGCAAGAACATAAATTATATGGAACAAAATACATAGTGAAGCGATAGCTAATAGTATACTTTGAAACACAGTGCCTTCCTGGAATGAGGGAAGCATTTTGGAAAGTCACTCTTGGTAAATCTTTGAAGAAGTATGTCTAACACAAATTGATGAGgagatttttgttgttgcaagTGTGCTGTTTACTCTTTTTttaccacccccaccccccacccccccccccttgtgCTTTGCTACCATTGTTACCAGACTGTAGCTGTGTTAGACTAACATGATGTTTAacttcagtgctgcttcttaTGTGAATAGATGTCCTATATAACTGTCTCATATTCTGCGTTTGGAAGTTGTAGTGGGTGATACAGTACttaaagcagttttaatttgcagggtatgaagtaaaaaaaattgttggaGATAcatttttgattattttgtttgttgtggttaATGATGGACTTTTCAAATATCCTAAAACGAATAGTTTCTGTAATATATTGTAAGAGTATGtgggttatttttattaaaattactgCCTTAACCAAAACATAAGGAGATGATAAATTGCTGTTACAATTTTGTACAGGGATTGAAATACATCGACCGAATTTATTACTGGGATTGATAATTCGCCAGAAAATGAAGAGGCAGATTACTGCTGTTGCAAGCGTTGCTAGTAGTTTTGTGGATGAAGCTTCTGAAAGTACATTCAGTAACTTGCCACCAGAGAAGAAGAGCAAGCCAAACAAACCTGAAATCTCTCATCATGAGTTGGCActagaagaagaagaggaaaatgatttttttaattccttcacGACTGTGCTACACAAGCAGAGAAATAAACCTCAGCAATCTAATGTAGAAGATGCTCCAGCAGTTATTGAACCATTGGTGGAAAGTACCAAACATGAACCACCAAAGCCTCTCAGATTTCTTCCTGGTGTCCTGGTTGGGTGGGAGAATCAGCCTTCCACTCTGGAGCTAGCAAATAAACCATTGCCAGTGGATGATATTCTTCAAAGCCTGTTGGGTACAACAGGGCAGGTGTATGAGCACACCAGGTCAGAAGCAAATCCCAGTGAAGACATACCATTATTAAATGAACAGGCAAcgttaaaagaagaaaacatggaTGTTGCTGATGTAACTGCTGAAGTTACTGAAGCAAAGACTGGTTTGGATAATCTACAAGAGTCCACAAATGCTACTGGAACTGTGGATGCAGCAGCTGTAGGGACTTCAAGTTCTGCAAGAAGTGCTGGATCTTTGGTAGGGCTGAGTCTGAAGGGAAAACCTCCAGATGTCTCCACAGAAGCATTTTTAGCAAATTTATCTGCTCAGTCACAGaataaagaaactgaagaaagtaaagaaaatgatACAAAGAGGCAGTTACCTGACAAGGATAACATTACACAGGAAGTTAGAAGGACCACAAATTCcagctttccttcttcctcatcaaatgcagggaaaaaacccaatgaGAACAGCGTTAGTGTAGGCTCTGGTGAAGGTACCACTGCTAATACCACTAAATCACCGCCCTTTATTAATCTTAAGAGAGACCCACGACAGGCAGCCGGACGAAGCCAGCAGACtaatgcttcagaaaacaaggaaggagATGCTAGCAGAAATGAGGACCGACAGAATGCTTCAGGAAGTGATCAAATGGAACCAGAGAATAAACAGTCTTCTGGAGAAGTGGGCTTAACCCTGTATCAAAGTGATGTGCAAACCAATGAGACACAGTACAGTTCAACTGCAACAAAAGCAGATAACGCGGTTGCATCACAAGCGGAAGATACCACACGGTCACAGGAAGATGTAGTGATGCAAAACATCGAAACGGTGAACTCATTTAGAAGAGGACCAGCAGCAACCTCATCTCATTTTGAAACCGAAAACTCTTCTCGTTctgaatttatttccaaagtcCCAAGCCCTATTACAAGTGGCAGCTTCTCATCTGTTAGACCTCCACAGCAGAATTTTCAGCATCCTAAATCTAATCCACCTGGATTTCAGTTTCAGGCTCCTGCACCTCATAACTTCCCTCCCCAAAACAACCCTATGTTTGGATTTCCACCTCATTTACCACctccacttcttcctcctcctggcttTGGCTTTCCTCAAAATCCAATGATGCCATGGCCACCAGTAGCTCATTTATCAGGTCAGCCACCACACTATGCTGGACCCATTGCACAAGGGCTACCAGTGGCTCACAAACAATCAAGATTTCTGGGgccagaaaacttttttcagaGTAAAGACAGTAGGAGACCAGAAAGACGTCACAGCGATCCTTGGGGCAGACAAGAACAGCATTTGGAGAGAGGGTTCAGTAGAGGAAAAAATGATCAACATAGACAAAGATTTTACAGTGAATCCCACCACcaaaagaaagacagacatgaaaaagagtggaacaatgaaaaatactggGAGCAAGATTCTGAAAGAAATAGACGCAGAGacagaaaccaggaaaaagagagagagaggaagagtaGAGAGGAAGGACAAAGAGACAAAGAGAGATTGCGATCTCCACACAGTGATAGGGCTGCTGATGGAAAAAGCCCCAGAGAGACTAGAAATCCAGATAAAAAGACAGAGAAGCCTAAAAGTGAAGAACAGGCTCATGAAAAAGataaggagaaggagaaaagcaaagagaagcatAGAGAACGAGAAAGTgaaaagagcagagagagacatAGGGACCACAGTGACAGAACTAAAAGCAAAAGGTAAAAAGATGCAGGCAGTCTTTTAAAATcctatttaaataaactgttaGAGTAATGTCGTAAAACTTtgtataaaaaaacaaaagcctgcTAGGATTGTGCCATCTTTTTTATTCAGTGTTGGTGTTTTGCAGAAACAAGTCTGTGTTTTGGTACCACTTGACGTACCGATACTcatcctttttttcattatacCAACTCTCGCTAGAAGTaggaatttaatatttttaaaaattttacattGCTGTATATTCAaaattttacagatttcttttattaatatGCAATAAAGGCTTAGAAATTTTCTTAGCTGATGAAGTTGGCTTTAGTCAAGTCTGCAATATAGTTGCTGCCTTTGGTAATTTGTGCTCTCTTCTGTTTTAAGATGCTCTGATAATTTTAAAGGTGAATTTCATACAATaaccttctttttaaattgcactgtttttaaagactgtaGCAAAGCCTCAGAATCCACATGCATTACAACAAAATATAGTATGCTCAGTGGTGtgaagagtttttttttttttaaattattcagtagtacaataaaataattcaagtgtatttcattagtttttcaagtatttcttaaAGCATCTGAAGCAGTTTGTGACCAGAAATTGGAAGGCTGAGCTGCTCGAATGTTACTGCTTTAAGCTGCacttattttaataagaaagcCTTTTTAACCTAAAttcttgaaaatattatttgtagTAGTAAATTCATTTCTCCCACCACTTTCCATGCTTCAAAAACTTGAATACCTAAGCTTGTACATTACTTTGTGTTTTGCTATCctttttactgtaaaatgtaaatattttaagggATATTTTGATTCTAAAATGATAAAACTTTCTCACATACTGTGTGTGTTTGATTTCATAGGTGTGACACTGTAGGCTAAATGGATATAGCAGACAGTCACGGAATGCACATCTCTTGTACACTTCATGGCTTGGTTGTTTTGAGTTTTGAGGGGCACAAGTGGGGAGAAGGGCAGAAGTGTGTTTGTACCCTTGGGACTTCTATTACATTGATACTTTGTAGTGACTACCGTCCAGTGAcgcaaaacaaaaagccaaaaaaaaagcaaacctgaaaacaaactaaaatctCCTGCTCTTATACTGCTTAAAATACACAGGTTATTTTGTTGAGTCTgtcagcaacaacaaaaatattccaCCATATAAAGAAAACCTTGGGTTTATTCtggttttttcagtattttgtttttcactttgagAACATGACCTTATGTGCTGAGGTAGGTAGGATTTTGCACTTTGCTATAGAAGAGTCTCTTCTTTCCAGAAAGTTCTTTCCAGTTTTAACAGCACactaattgttttaattatgaatatattttaaggTAAAATTTCATGTGGATACCTTGCGGTTAGCTTTATAGTCAAATtgactaaaattaaaaatcttacaCCGGATAAAGGGGGTGGTGGACTTTCATGTAATGTTTCTTAGACTTATAATTGAGAAGATTCATAAAGGAAAACCCCCGTGGTCTGCTAGTAACGGGAAGCAGTATTTGAACTTCTAACAACTTTTATAGCATGATAACATGACATGATTAAATTAGTCCTTTCCAGATTGATTCCATGGTCTGTATAGCAGTAGTGCCATTGAATATATCTGATAGTATTATGCATGTGTTGTGGTGTTTAAATATTGACATCAGAGTTCTTTAGACACAGAAGTGCACCAAAGCATTGTTCTGGTTTTTGGAGTAAGTTTTAAGTGGGCAGCTCTGTTTGTGAAGAGTTTCTTTTGACTTCAAAAAGAGTTCAAAAGTAGCCTGCTCCTGGTGCACTGGTGATATGTCTATCACATTTGCATccatttgtgctttaaaaatgaactgGGAACAGTGAAAATTACTGCTGTCTGTACGGAAGGGACGGGAATGCTTTCTGCTAGAACTACCAGAAAGAATTTGTTTGGAAAGAATATGTAAACATTTTCCAGGTTTGCCAAGTGCTTTACTACCTGCCTCGTGTATGTAGAACCTGAAGAGAGCTGCagtaaaatagcaaaaaaattgAGGGAGGGTTTTGTTCAGAGTTTAAATTAACAAGCAGCAACAATTTCCAGGATTTGGTCCTAGAATCTGAGTTAGTGTAATGGGAATAAATCCCACTACTACAGGAATAAAGGATTTTGTCTTCTCCATTGCCTTCAGTCACTCTCCTTCCAACGCTCGTGTCAGCTGGAAGCACTCTTGATTATTTGTTACTTGTTCTACACTGCATCACCACTCAGACCACAAAAAGCGGTGTGCACTGATGAGGACTGGCAGTACACCAGGAGCCCCAGAGAGAACAGGATAAACCCTAAATactctcccttccccagcatcaCATGGCCATAAAAGGCCCTCCTAAGAGAAACTGGAAGAGGAGAAGAATCTGGGGCCAGCTCACATACCAAACAGGCTTTGTGAGCTGCCTGttgggaagaggggaagaagcTCTGTTGCGTCAGGCTCATTGCTTGAGGGCTCAGAGCAGCTGAAGAGGATAGAAAGAGCCATACCAAGATGTTTGCAGATGCTTATTGAAACGTCTTGGGGTAGTTCTGTCACCCACCCATCCCTTAGTTATCTTCAAGTCATCTGTAACTGCCTTGGCAGTGCGTTTGTTGCTACATCCTGATTATGGTTCTGTGGAAACAAATGTGCGTCACCTGTTTTTACTGTGCTTACTGTTTCTGCTTTGTAGCTGCTTTATggaaagaccaaaaaaaatcaaaatagttACTTATTTCTGATAGGTACCCACTGAAGACTTGTATTCGGAGACATGATGGTTTATTATGTGCTTTTGAGCAatagtaaagtaaaaaaagaaaagacaggaatCAATCgctactatttttatttaagtagtTTAGTTATACAGTAAACCAGCAGTCAAATGAGAAATCTAGATACCATCATAAATAATTTAAGCACAGTAAAATAGAacttgatttgtttttattgctcACTGAAGTAGAATATAACTAAGCTTTTTCAGAAGGAATACTTGCATTTATatgaaaagctgtatttataaattaattgaAACTCTAGGCATGGGAATTCAATTTACACTGCAGCCAAAAACTTTGTCTAGTGAAATTTCAAAATCTCATGCAGGGGCATGCAAGCCAGAAAAGTATAGCTAAAACAAAGCAGTTCTTAGACTTTCTAGTTTTTAAGTTGTTAGGAATAGAAGTTATTTGTAGGCTGACTGCCACATTTCCACATTCCAGATGCGAATggttaaaataaagttttcgTGTGGTCAGATAGGGGAGATCTCTGTTGGAGAGAAACAGCGGGTATATTTTATATCTGTTCAATAATTAAGTGAAGTCTCTCTTCTGCTCTTAAAGTCGTTCTTTAGTGTTTTAGCATCAAGACAGGCTCAAGTTTTGCCCTTTTTACACAGATGTATACACAATGGATAGAAACTCGGAAGGGAGGGAGAACAGCTTCATTACAAGAATAGAGTCTTTGTGCACTTAAGTGATCACAgctgttaaatttaaaaaaaaaatctcattatgATAAACATGTACTTTTTGCCCCAAGTATacatcccccccctcccccccatttCAGTTTGCACACTTGATGTTAATATTACAAAACTGTAAGAGAAACTGCATTCTAATTTCAAGAGTTTTGGAAAAACAGGTAAGTTGTCTGTTCTCATAAAGTGAGACAATTCCAGACAATACTGGAATGATGGTTGGCTTTATAAGCCAATTACTACCGGTTTGTCTACAAAACTATTTAcagcacaagaaaagaaagaactgcagactttcccattattttaaagtaaatactGAAGAATATGTGTTAGTACTTTGAGTAAAACATCTGATCACATTTAATATATACTATTAATActccacatttaaaaaaaagaaaaaggaagtagggacaatttttttaagtgctttcttCTGTTGGTTTCTGAGTCTTGCACTACCAGCTAACCGAataaacaggaggaaaaggaaatttatcACTTTGAAAGTCTTAAACagtttttcaattaatttccaGAATTTCCATTGTAAACATTATACCCTTCTGCTTTCATTAGCTGAATCTTCGTAGAATCTTGGAAGAGCACAACATCTTTAATTTTGCCAATGAATTCCTTCTGAAAAAGCCCTGTAGTGACTGTATTGACTTTCCTGCCAATTTCAAACCCaccaaaataacaaatgccACCATAGTTTAAAGCGGTGTATTTTCTGTGTGGATCAATATCTTCAAAAAGGATTAGCTCCTCATCAAGATAGACTTTAATACAAGTTTGGTTTTGAACTACAGTAACAAAGTGCCATCTTTCATCACAACAGGTGGAGTACTTGCTATGAATTAGAGGAACAGAGATTCTTTCTCCAAGATTAATCACAACTTTTAATCTTCCATTGGCAAGACCAATGGCAAGGAAATCATTATCTTCGTCTTCACCTTTTCCCATCCATACTATTAAACCTTCAGTTTGATTGGTAgtgaaatttaaagaaatgcGGCTATGCTGGAGGTCTCTTTTTCCATAATAAGGATCTGTGTATTTGATGTAGGAGCTTCCAATGAACTTTGCTATGAAAAATTTGATTTTGCTATCGCAGTACTTACCTGACCAGCCTAGCGCGCATACACagatatatgaaaataaagtagGTTGAGGAATACAGAGAGCTTGAGACCCACATCTGTTTTGTGAACAGTGAATAGATTGTTCACATGTCCTCCCTATCCAGTCCTGTGGGCAAGAACAAGAAAAGCCTGAATTTTCAAGTTGACACGTTCCGTTATTTTTGCACACTGTGTACCCACAAACTGTTCCGTCACAGTCACCAATGTTGGCTCCGCCTTTGGCATCAGTCACGGTAAGCTTCAGTTCCCTGTTGTTTATAACAATTTCTCGTATACAACCAGTGAAACTGGTGGGTTCATTTTCTACTGCCATTGAATTCACAAGGTTTAAGGAGGACACCCctccaacaaaaaaatctgtgtgcGTGTCGAGCGCGTTCATTCCAGGACTAGCTTTTTGAGTCATGTTGATGCCATCCAGGTCCAGGTAGGCTTCATTaccaactcttcctgctttgaGTGAATGCCACGTATTTCCGTTTACATGGACCTTCTGAGAGGTCTGTAGGATGACTGTCTTGTCTCCAAGATTGTAACGTAACTGTAGAAATCCATTTATTAATGATATACATAGAAAGTCACCTGTAAAAAACAGTACAAAACAGTTTCAGTTTTTAGAGGCAGCACACCAAAGAACAGCATACTCATCATCCTGATGCTTCCATGCTTGTGCTTCCCCAATTCAGTAAATTACTTTCAGTAGCCTTGTACCATCGTATCTAAATCACAAAGTGAAATGTTCCATGATGAGCTTCTCatggccattttttttttttattattattgcaaaCAGCTCACGTTTGCTTCAATTACTAGGTAAATGTAAGGTAGAAGGAAACAGGAGTGCTTTGGCATCCAGGGAATGTGGGTTGATGTTGCAAAAAAGAACACAGTTTTGGCCATGTTACAAATGCCAGAATATTCTCAGTTTCCATTGCTGAATAAAGGCTTGATGGATTTGTCAGCTTAATGCACTGAAGGTTTGTCTGCACCACAGATGCTCTGCGTTCCCTGAGCTGCTTTTTGTAACGGGGATGTTTTGGGTTTAATAATCTGACAGCTGTAGGAACAGATAAGCTTTTTATTGACTTGTTCTTCTGGAGGCGTCTGTGACAGAAGCTATTAGGAGGGAGATACCTTTTCTTGTACTAACAGTGTTTCTGGCCTTGCAGGCCATACGAAAGGAGAGAGAGTACCACTTGGATCTATActttaaaacatgaagaaaaactggGAAAGGTTTAGGACATGGGAACTGGAAGGAAAGGTATGTAAGGGCACAGATAGAGGCTAGTAAGGGTAGGTCACAGGGAGGTGGAAGAGGACAGCAGGCAAGTCTGCAAATGAGAGTGACATTTTCAAACGTTTTTGTTGTTTGCCTGTTTGCAGGCAACTTAAGTTTGCAACTTTTATATTGCTTTTGGAAATAGTAGGCGTCAGGTTgagttttttttagaaataccaATTAAACATGCTTGTTAAATTTGAATGTAAGCTTTCTCTTAATAGTTACCATAAACCTTAAGTTTCATGTAGTATTTTACTaatgaagaaatacttttaaatctGGAAAGTACAATTTCCTTAAAGATTCAGCATTCTTAAGGGTGGACCTGTTTGTAGAATGATGAAGTTTGCTTACCCAGGGGTTTACTTTTTGAGTATTTCTAACCCTGTAGTTGCATTGCCTTTAGCGAAGTTAAAAATGAATGGCTTAATTTCCTGGAGGCTTGTGAAAATTACTCAAATTATAGCTGTCTTTCCAGCAATAGTTCAGATTACCTTTGAGGCAGGGTGGAGATGTTTCAGTTGTATTAGTGGCTGTAGAGCCACATGCTTTGTGCCTCGCCTTCCCTGCCGCAGACACCCATGGGAAGAATGAGCAGGCTCTTCCTTCTTTCAGCTCTGGTCCAGTGATGGCAGAGGACTTC contains:
- the PHF3 gene encoding PHD finger protein 3 isoform X3, coding for MIVSWTTAKGKKCPKKYFSGRAYHVVRLEMDVKLQRKSLTRFMVGCGRCDDWFHGDCVGLSLSQAQQMGEEDKEYVCVKCCAEEDKKMECFDQSVPDTHLEIHREEKAIECEKQGMLKQAPTCNLNVTTEKTKQIEDTGKHKVKIFRRESGDGKNLSESRDSDAKKGQHVPTRKGSQTAVIPRRSPEDKNEKISKESPSVVEKSTKSGVHEKQEIKKKKNEKGSISAAHLPAVPASKPSADQIRQSVKQSLKDILMKRLTDSSLKIPEERAAKVATRIERELFSFFRDTDSKYKNKYRSLMFNLKDPKNNILFKKVLKGEVTPDHLIKMSPEELASKELAAWRQRENRHTIEMIEKEQREAERRPITKITHKGEIEIESETPIKEQEEVMEIQEPNMKLFEKSEEAEKDKEVNESASPDTTSQHKNHLFDLNCKICIGRMAPPTDDLSAKKVKVSVGVARKQSDNEAESIADALSSTSSILASELLEDDKQDSSKSSFTPLPKSETPGTVECESLFLARLNFIWKGFINMPSVAKFVIKAYPVSGSFEYLTEDLPDSIQVGGRISPHTVWEYVEKIKASGTKEICVVRFTPVTEEDQISYALLFAYFSSRKRYGVAANNMKQVKDLYLIPLGSSDKVPHHLVPFDGPGIEIHRPNLLLGLIIRQKMKRQITAVASVASSFVDEASESTFSNLPPEKKSKPNKPEISHHELALEEEEENDFFNSFTTVLHKQRNKPQQSNVEDAPAVIEPLVESTKHEPPKPLRFLPGVLVGWENQPSTLELANKPLPVDDILQSLLGTTGQVYEHTRSEANPSEDIPLLNEQATLKEENMDVADVTAEVTEAKTGLDNLQESTNATGTVDAAAVGTSSSARSAGSLVGLSLKGKPPDVSTEAFLANLSAQSQNKETEESKENDTKRQLPDKDNITQEVRRTTNSSFPSSSSNAGKKPNENSVSVGSGEGTTANTTKSPPFINLKRDPRQAAGRSQQTNASENKEGDASRNEDRQNASGSDQMEPENKQSSGEVGLTLYQSDVQTNETQYSSTATKADNAVASQAEDTTRSQEDVVMQNIETVNSFRRGPAATSSHFETENSSRSEFISKVPSPITSGSFSSVRPPQQNFQHPKSNPPGFQFQAPAPHNFPPQNNPMFGFPPHLPPPLLPPPGFGFPQNPMMPWPPVAHLSGQPPHYAGPIAQGLPVAHKQSRFLGPENFFQSKDSRRPERRHSDPWGRQEQHLERGFSRGKNDQHRQRFYSESHHQKKDRHEKEWNNEKYWEQDSERNRRRDRNQEKERERKSREEGQRDKERLRSPHSDRAADGKSPRETRNPDKKTEKPKSEEQAHEKDKEKEKSKEKHRERESEKSRERHRDHSDRTKSKR